Proteins from a single region of Cetobacterium sp. ZOR0034:
- a CDS encoding YifB family Mg chelatase-like AAA ATPase, producing the protein MLVRVLSSSYLGIEPFLVEVEVDVTNGLPIFNIVGLGDATISESRDRIRSGIKNMGYLLEPRRIVVNLTPANIRKRGSHFDLPIAIGIMIGMRFISDYTGILRDYIMMGELSLTGEIRRADGIISGVLLAKSKGFKGVIIPEENLEEASIIKDIEIVPVKNLRDVVKFIEEGIIRSKRVINTSKFSENLLDMWDVKGQIRAKRALEIVAAGGHNIIMIGAPGSGKSMLAKRLTTILPPMSEKEIIETTKIYSIAGELSERVPIVTNRPFRDPHHTSTATSIIGGGRTPKPGEISLANNGVLFLDEFTEFDRIVIESLREPLEEKRISITRSLGKMEFPAKIIFVAACNPCFCGLGFDEELCTCTPYDLRRYSKKLSGPIIDRIDLYVEIYRLNDKEILDEERGDSSKVIKERVIRAREIQNLRFSGNKLNRDMNNFEVEKFCTLDKECENIIRTAIRSLNLSMRTYHKILKVARTIADLDNAINIEKNHLLEAINFRKN; encoded by the coding sequence ATGTTAGTTAGGGTTTTGAGTTCGAGCTATCTTGGAATTGAACCTTTTTTAGTAGAGGTTGAGGTCGATGTAACGAATGGTTTGCCTATTTTTAATATCGTTGGATTAGGTGATGCTACGATTTCAGAAAGTAGAGATCGTATTCGTTCTGGAATTAAGAATATGGGATATCTTTTAGAACCTCGAAGAATTGTTGTAAATTTAACCCCTGCAAATATTAGAAAAAGAGGATCACATTTCGATTTACCCATAGCTATCGGTATTATGATCGGAATGAGGTTTATTTCTGACTACACTGGAATTTTACGAGATTATATTATGATGGGAGAGTTATCTTTGACTGGTGAAATCAGACGTGCTGATGGTATTATTAGTGGTGTTTTACTAGCTAAAAGTAAAGGTTTTAAAGGTGTGATTATACCCGAAGAAAATTTGGAGGAAGCTTCTATCATAAAAGATATCGAGATAGTTCCCGTAAAGAATTTAAGAGATGTTGTTAAGTTTATTGAGGAAGGGATTATCAGAAGCAAGAGAGTTATAAACACCTCTAAGTTTTCAGAAAATCTACTTGATATGTGGGATGTAAAAGGCCAAATCAGAGCAAAAAGAGCTCTAGAAATTGTTGCTGCTGGAGGACATAATATTATTATGATTGGGGCTCCTGGAAGTGGAAAGTCTATGCTTGCTAAAAGATTGACGACCATTTTACCTCCTATGTCCGAGAAAGAGATTATAGAAACTACTAAAATCTATAGCATTGCTGGGGAATTAAGTGAAAGGGTTCCTATCGTTACCAATCGACCATTCCGTGACCCACATCATACCTCAACAGCAACTTCTATAATTGGTGGTGGGCGAACTCCTAAACCAGGCGAGATTAGTCTTGCAAATAATGGAGTACTTTTTTTAGATGAATTTACAGAATTTGATCGAATCGTAATTGAGAGTTTAAGAGAACCCCTTGAAGAAAAACGAATATCAATAACTAGAAGTTTAGGAAAAATGGAATTCCCTGCAAAAATTATATTTGTTGCGGCCTGTAATCCATGCTTCTGTGGTCTTGGATTTGATGAAGAACTATGCACCTGTACTCCATATGATTTAAGAAGATATTCTAAAAAACTATCCGGACCTATTATAGACAGAATAGATTTATACGTTGAAATATATAGATTAAATGATAAAGAGATTTTAGATGAAGAAAGAGGCGACTCTTCAAAAGTTATTAAAGAGCGAGTTATTCGTGCTCGAGAAATACAAAACTTAAGATTTTCCGGAAATAAATTAAATCGCGATATGAATAATTTTGAAGTAGAAAAATTTTGTACTCTAGATAAAGAGTGTGAAAATATTATTAGAACTGCTATCAGAAGTTTAAATCTATCTATGCGAACTTATCATAAAATATTAAAAGTAGCTCGAACCATTGCCGATTTAGATAATGCGATCAACATTGAAAAAAATCATTTATTAGAAGCTATCAATTTTAGAAAAAATTAG
- a CDS encoding ferritin family protein has translation MAKVKCTVCGEVFEEALGTCPLCKVGLDKCVPFDESGARVWATEHKVGEGLACGDEEIIEGLRANFNGECMEVGMYLAMARVADREGYPEVAEAYTRIAFEEAGHAARFAELLGEVVTDSTEENLKRRVEAEYGATSGKFDIAKRAKQLGFDAIHDTVHEMAKDEARHGRAFLGLLERHFQK, from the coding sequence ATGGCAAAAGTAAAATGTACAGTATGTGGAGAAGTATTTGAAGAGGCTTTAGGAACTTGCCCTTTATGTAAAGTAGGATTAGATAAGTGTGTTCCATTTGATGAGTCAGGAGCAAGAGTATGGGCAACTGAGCACAAAGTTGGAGAGGGATTAGCTTGCGGAGATGAAGAAATCATTGAAGGATTAAGAGCAAACTTCAACGGAGAATGTATGGAAGTTGGGATGTACTTAGCAATGGCTAGAGTTGCAGATAGAGAAGGATATCCAGAAGTAGCAGAAGCTTATACAAGAATCGCTTTTGAAGAAGCTGGACATGCTGCAAGATTCGCTGAATTATTAGGAGAAGTAGTAACTGATTCTACAGAAGAGAACTTAAAGAGAAGAGTAGAAGCTGAATATGGAGCAACTTCAGGGAAGTTCGATATTGCTAAAAGAGCAAAGCAATTAGGATTCGATGCTATTCACGATACAGTTCATGAAATGGCTAAAGATGAAGCTAGACATGGAAGAGCTTTCTTAGGATTATTAGAAAGACATTTCCAAAAATAA
- the cobU gene encoding bifunctional adenosylcobinamide kinase/adenosylcobinamide-phosphate guanylyltransferase — translation MGKIIYVTGGARSGKSSFAEKKVLEMQKEKIYVATAISFDDEMKERVRLHKIQRGEDWITIEGYKNICETLSEYKKLSGVVLLDCLTNMVTNNMIMDREIDWDSITQDELRVIEDEIKTEVQNLVDFIKESSLDMVVVSNEVGMGLVPPYALGRYFRDIGGRINQLVAKESHEAYLIVSGLELKLK, via the coding sequence GTGGGGAAAATAATATATGTAACTGGAGGAGCTAGAAGTGGAAAAAGCTCTTTTGCAGAAAAGAAAGTCTTAGAAATGCAAAAAGAAAAAATATATGTTGCGACAGCCATATCATTTGATGATGAGATGAAAGAACGAGTTCGTCTTCATAAGATTCAAAGGGGAGAAGACTGGATAACAATAGAGGGATACAAAAATATATGTGAGACATTATCAGAGTATAAAAAATTATCAGGAGTTGTACTATTAGATTGTTTAACTAATATGGTAACTAATAATATGATTATGGATAGAGAAATAGACTGGGATAGTATCACTCAAGATGAGTTAAGAGTTATTGAAGATGAGATTAAAACTGAGGTACAAAATTTAGTTGATTTTATAAAAGAAAGTTCTTTAGATATGGTGGTTGTTTCAAATGAAGTCGGGATGGGTTTAGTTCCTCCGTATGCATTAGGAAGATATTTTAGAGATATTGGAGGACGAATAAATCAATTAGTAGCAAAAGAAAGCCACGAAGCTTACTTAATAGTTTCTGGGTTAGAATTAAAATTAAAATAG
- the cobS gene encoding adenosylcobinamide-GDP ribazoletransferase, which yields MNGLALLFKFMTRLPFPGGNKFDSKALGNSMKWFPIVGLVIGIINFVVAALLETIIPSPILMGIILVTLDVIITGGLHLDGLADTFDGIFSYRSKQKMLEIMKDSRVGTNGVLVLVLYFIFKIAFLVETSELFGVSQGVIMLIVPILSRINGVINCAFEPYARPTGMGKTFVENTDKAGAAIAYTVVTGILYLVAQYFGLPFLNLFLILNILGVSGFFFGKLMTRKIGGITGDTLGALLELSSVLSLVLMYIFL from the coding sequence ATGAACGGATTAGCTTTACTTTTTAAATTTATGACAAGATTACCATTTCCGGGAGGAAATAAATTTGATTCAAAAGCCTTAGGAAATTCAATGAAATGGTTTCCAATAGTAGGTTTAGTAATAGGAATTATAAACTTTGTTGTTGCAGCATTATTAGAAACGATTATTCCATCACCTATTTTAATGGGAATAATATTAGTGACATTAGATGTAATAATAACAGGTGGCTTACATTTGGATGGTTTAGCTGATACTTTTGATGGGATATTTAGTTATAGAAGTAAACAAAAAATGCTAGAGATAATGAAAGATTCAAGAGTTGGAACAAATGGAGTTTTAGTTTTAGTTCTTTACTTTATTTTTAAAATAGCATTTTTAGTAGAAACTTCAGAGTTATTTGGAGTAAGTCAAGGGGTTATAATGTTGATAGTTCCAATCTTATCTAGAATAAATGGAGTTATAAATTGTGCTTTCGAACCATATGCAAGACCAACAGGTATGGGAAAGACTTTTGTTGAAAATACAGATAAAGCGGGAGCAGCGATAGCATATACGGTAGTAACAGGTATATTGTATTTAGTAGCGCAATATTTTGGATTACCGTTCTTGAATTTATTTTTGATATTAAATATTTTAGGAGTTAGTGGATTTTTCTTTGGAAAGCTGATGACAAGAAAAATAGGTGGGATAACAGGTGATACATTAGGAGCGTTATTAGAATTATCGTCTGTTTTATCACTAGTTTTAATGTATATCTTTTTATAA
- a CDS encoding histidine phosphatase family protein, with product MGKVILVRHGESELNVKGVYYGVLNPGLTEEGKEQAKKTRDILKEINYHKIYSSDLKRALDTAEIINSKELKIFVDEDLRELNFGIFEGHTYEELLEKYPEELEKSQKSWENYNYITGESVVELQNRAINFIDKKVNLDEDTVLVTHWGIINTILSHYFSNGLDAYWKFSVKNAGVVIIEFSDGYPILKGFNIGG from the coding sequence ATGGGAAAAGTTATTTTAGTTAGACATGGTGAATCAGAACTCAATGTAAAGGGTGTTTATTACGGAGTTTTAAACCCAGGACTTACAGAAGAGGGAAAAGAACAAGCTAAAAAAACGAGAGATATACTAAAAGAGATTAATTATCATAAAATTTATTCAAGTGATTTAAAAAGAGCTTTAGATACAGCAGAAATAATAAATTCTAAAGAATTAAAAATCTTTGTAGATGAAGATTTAAGAGAGTTAAACTTTGGAATTTTTGAGGGACATACCTATGAGGAGCTTTTAGAAAAGTATCCTGAAGAGTTGGAAAAAAGCCAGAAAAGTTGGGAAAATTATAATTACATAACTGGGGAAAGTGTTGTAGAGCTTCAAAATAGAGCAATAAATTTTATAGATAAAAAAGTTAATTTAGATGAAGATACAGTTTTAGTTACTCATTGGGGTATTATAAATACCATTTTAAGTCATTATTTTTCAAATGGATTGGATGCATATTGGAAGTTTAGTGTAAAAAATGCAGGAGTAGTTATAATTGAGTTTTCTGATGGATATCCGATATTAAAAGGATTCAACATAGGGGGATAA